From one Halothece sp. PCC 7418 genomic stretch:
- the lepA gene encoding translation elongation factor 4: MTNVPVSRFRNFSIIAHIDHGKSTLADQLLRWTDTVKEREMKEQFLDNMDLERERGITIKLQAARMNYTAKDGETYVLNLIDTPGHVDFSYEVSRSLVACEGALLVVDASQGVEAQTLANIYLALEEDLEIIPVLNKIDLPGAEPERVLEEIEEAIGLDCSNAIMASAKMGKGIDEILEAIVHLIPPPQDTTEDPLRALIFDSYYDLYRGVIVYFRVVDGTVKVGDKIRLMASKKEYEIDEIGILSPTKVPVEQLHAGEVGYLAASIKAVEDARVGDTITLANQPASSPLPGYKEAKPMVFCGLFPTSTDDYADLRDALDKLKLNDSALSYEPETSSAMGFGFRCGFLGLLHMEIVQERLEREYDLDLVVTAPSVIYRVMLNDGEIIEVDNPSLLPSPQEREMVEEPYIHLEIITPEEYVGALMELCQARRGDFKDMKYFTPTRTTLIYELPLAEVVTDFFDQMKSRSRGYASMEYNFLGYRANELVKLDIMVNNESVDSLAMIVHRDKAYSVGKSLVEKLKELIPRQQFKIPVQAGIGTRIIASAHIPPLRKDVLAKCYGGDISRKKKLLQKQAKGKKRMKAIGTVDVPQEAFMAVLKLEQ, from the coding sequence ATGACTAACGTTCCTGTTTCTCGTTTTCGTAACTTCTCCATCATTGCCCACATCGATCATGGTAAATCGACCTTGGCGGATCAACTTTTGCGGTGGACAGATACCGTGAAAGAACGAGAGATGAAAGAACAGTTCCTGGATAATATGGACTTGGAACGGGAACGGGGAATTACGATCAAGTTACAGGCAGCGCGGATGAACTACACCGCCAAAGACGGGGAAACCTACGTCCTCAACTTAATTGATACTCCAGGTCACGTTGATTTTTCTTATGAAGTTTCGCGGTCTTTAGTCGCTTGTGAAGGGGCGTTACTGGTCGTAGATGCCTCCCAAGGCGTAGAAGCGCAAACCTTAGCCAATATTTATCTTGCCCTAGAAGAAGACTTAGAAATTATCCCCGTCTTAAATAAAATTGACTTACCAGGCGCTGAACCAGAACGAGTGTTAGAAGAAATTGAAGAAGCGATTGGTTTAGACTGTAGCAATGCCATCATGGCTTCAGCGAAGATGGGGAAAGGGATCGATGAAATTTTAGAAGCAATTGTGCATCTGATTCCCCCACCGCAAGATACAACAGAAGATCCCTTACGCGCCCTCATTTTTGATAGTTATTATGACCTCTATCGCGGGGTCATCGTCTATTTCCGAGTCGTGGATGGTACGGTCAAAGTCGGTGATAAAATCCGTCTCATGGCATCGAAGAAAGAATACGAAATTGACGAAATCGGCATTCTTTCCCCAACAAAAGTTCCTGTAGAACAACTCCACGCCGGAGAAGTGGGATATCTCGCAGCCTCCATTAAAGCCGTCGAAGATGCCCGCGTCGGGGATACCATTACTCTTGCCAATCAACCCGCTTCCTCTCCCCTCCCCGGATATAAAGAAGCCAAACCCATGGTCTTCTGTGGCTTATTCCCCACCAGTACAGATGATTATGCTGACTTACGGGATGCGTTAGATAAGTTAAAACTGAATGATTCCGCACTGTCTTATGAACCCGAAACCTCAAGCGCAATGGGCTTTGGTTTTCGGTGCGGTTTCTTGGGCTTACTCCACATGGAAATTGTCCAAGAACGCTTGGAACGGGAGTATGACTTAGATTTAGTGGTTACTGCCCCCTCCGTAATTTACCGCGTGATGTTGAATGATGGGGAAATCATTGAAGTGGATAACCCTAGTCTGCTTCCCTCACCCCAAGAACGGGAAATGGTAGAAGAACCCTATATTCATCTTGAAATTATCACCCCAGAAGAATATGTGGGGGCGTTGATGGAACTCTGTCAGGCGCGACGGGGAGACTTCAAAGATATGAAATATTTTACTCCCACACGAACAACGTTGATTTATGAGTTACCGTTAGCGGAAGTAGTAACCGACTTTTTTGACCAAATGAAATCGCGATCGCGCGGTTATGCCAGTATGGAATATAACTTCCTCGGCTATCGGGCAAACGAGTTAGTGAAACTAGACATCATGGTGAATAATGAATCGGTGGATTCTCTTGCCATGATCGTCCATCGCGATAAAGCATACTCCGTCGGGAAATCCCTTGTCGAAAAACTGAAAGAACTAATTCCCCGTCAACAGTTCAAAATTCCCGTACAAGCAGGAATTGGCACCCGCATTATTGCCAGCGCCCATATTCCCCCCTTACGGAAAGATGTGTTAGCCAAATGCTACGGTGGTGACATTTCTCGTAAGAAGAAACTGCTGCAAAAGCAAGCAAAAGGGAAAAAGCGCATGAAAGCCATTGGAACCGTCGATGTGCCTCAAGAAGCCTTCATGGCAGTGCTGAAGCTCGAACAATAA
- a CDS encoding dihydroorotase: MDSGDQNSALIQLLQQVRLLDPASDTEQVADVLIEDNQIREVAPEMTDYPSSTQVREADGLILAPGLVDLYSHSGEPGNEDRETLASLAKAALAGGFAQVGILPDTQPTLDRPGHLQWLQRETPPDAPNFALWGSLTLGGEGTQMTELTELAEAGIVGFSDTVSLCHLGLLRRGLEYVQPLGTPVALSVRDRALSDDGVMREGELSMQTGLPGDPAVSETSAIAAVLELVAATETPVHLMRISTARSVELIAAAKARGFPITASTTWMHLLLNTAAVTSYDPNLNLCPPLGDRADQMALIDGVKAGVIDAIAVDHTPYTYEEKTVAFAEAPPGAIGLELALPLLWQNFVETKEWTALELWQALSVAPRACLKQPPWRCAVGEPTNAILFDPKKTWTVNKSNLKSLSTNTPWLGKQLTGQVVATFLNDAK, from the coding sequence ATGGACAGCGGAGATCAAAATTCAGCGTTAATACAACTGTTACAACAGGTGCGTCTCCTCGATCCAGCTTCAGATACAGAACAAGTGGCTGATGTCTTGATTGAGGATAATCAAATTCGAGAGGTTGCGCCTGAAATGACCGATTATCCGTCATCAACCCAAGTGAGAGAAGCAGATGGCTTAATCTTAGCACCTGGGTTAGTGGATCTTTATAGTCATAGTGGTGAACCAGGGAATGAAGATCGAGAAACGCTGGCTTCTCTGGCTAAAGCAGCCCTCGCTGGTGGGTTTGCACAGGTGGGGATTCTACCCGATACACAGCCCACTTTAGATCGTCCAGGTCATCTCCAATGGTTGCAGCGCGAAACCCCTCCTGATGCGCCTAATTTTGCCCTCTGGGGAAGTTTAACCCTGGGGGGTGAGGGGACACAAATGACAGAGTTAACTGAGTTAGCAGAGGCGGGAATTGTTGGTTTTAGTGATACCGTTTCTTTGTGTCATTTAGGCTTATTACGGCGGGGGTTGGAATATGTGCAACCCTTGGGAACCCCCGTGGCGTTATCGGTGCGCGATCGCGCTCTCAGTGATGATGGGGTGATGCGCGAGGGAGAACTTTCGATGCAAACGGGTTTACCTGGTGATCCTGCTGTCTCGGAAACCAGCGCGATCGCTGCGGTTTTAGAATTAGTCGCAGCAACAGAAACTCCTGTGCATCTGATGCGGATCTCCACCGCCCGCAGTGTGGAATTAATTGCAGCAGCAAAAGCGAGAGGGTTTCCGATCACCGCTAGCACGACTTGGATGCACTTACTTTTAAATACGGCTGCGGTTACCAGTTATGATCCGAATCTGAATCTCTGTCCTCCTCTCGGCGATCGCGCGGATCAAATGGCTTTGATTGATGGCGTGAAAGCAGGGGTGATTGATGCGATTGCGGTGGATCATACTCCTTACACCTACGAAGAAAAAACTGTTGCTTTTGCCGAAGCCCCACCTGGCGCGATCGGTTTAGAATTGGCACTACCGCTATTGTGGCAAAACTTTGTTGAAACCAAAGAATGGACAGCACTAGAATTGTGGCAGGCGTTGAGTGTTGCTCCGAGAGCTTGTCTCAAACAGCCCCCCTGGCGCTGTGCGGTGGGAGAACCGACAAACGCCATTTTATTTGATCCGAAAAAAACTTGGACAGTTAACAAAAGTAATTTAAAATCTCTGAGTACGAATACCCCTTGGCTTGGCAAACAACTGACGGGTCAAGTGGTTGCAACTTTTTTGAATGACGCAAAGTAA
- the cynS gene encoding cyanase produces MKEFPDITSKLLTAKKEKGMSFADIGKAVGRDEVWIASVIYRQASADSEEANKILSTLGLGTELADHLTEPPLKGSLEPQIPTDPLIYRLYEIMQVYGMPVKSVVHEKFGDGIMSAIDFTFKVEKVEDPKGDRVKMIMEGKFLPYKKW; encoded by the coding sequence ATGAAAGAATTTCCAGACATTACCAGCAAACTTTTGACAGCTAAAAAAGAAAAAGGAATGAGTTTTGCTGACATTGGAAAAGCAGTCGGACGAGATGAAGTTTGGATTGCTTCTGTTATTTATCGTCAAGCGAGTGCTGATAGTGAGGAAGCGAATAAAATTCTTTCTACTCTTGGTTTAGGAACTGAATTAGCAGACCATTTAACTGAACCGCCATTAAAAGGATCTTTAGAGCCTCAAATTCCAACTGATCCCTTAATCTATCGCTTGTATGAAATCATGCAAGTTTATGGAATGCCCGTCAAAAGCGTTGTTCATGAAAAGTTTGGTGATGGGATTATGAGTGCAATTGATTTCACGTTCAAGGTAGAAAAAGTAGAAGATCCCAAGGGCGATCGCGTAAAAATGATTATGGAAGGCAAGTTTTTACCTTATAAAAAGTGGTAA
- the hypD gene encoding hydrogenase formation protein HypD, giving the protein MKYVSEYRNPSLAQTCADAIAQTVTQPWTLMEICGGQTHSIVKYGLNQLLPPEVTLIHGPGCPVCVTPMHLIDSAIALAALPEVILCSFGDMLRVPGSEKDLFWIKSQGGDVRIVYSPLEAVALARDNPDREVVFFAIGFETTAPATAMAVYQAYQENLQNFSLLVSHVLVPPAMEAILSAPDCRVQGFLAAGHVCAVMGYQEYSAIASRYKIPIVVTGFEPVDILQGIYLCIQQLESGRYEVENQYMRSVSYQGNDRAQKLIQEIFEVVSRQWRGIGSIPQSGLALRGKYAAFDAEQKFQTKLNFPTSSPETECISGEIMRGQKKPPDCPAFGGRCTPESPLGAPMVSSEGACAAYYRYSNNQ; this is encoded by the coding sequence GTGAAATACGTTAGCGAATATCGTAATCCCTCTCTCGCTCAAACTTGTGCAGACGCGATCGCGCAAACGGTCACGCAACCCTGGACGTTGATGGAAATCTGTGGCGGACAAACTCATTCCATTGTTAAATATGGGTTGAATCAGTTGTTACCGCCGGAGGTAACGCTAATTCATGGTCCTGGGTGTCCCGTGTGTGTCACGCCGATGCACCTGATTGATAGCGCGATCGCGCTGGCTGCATTACCAGAAGTGATTTTATGCTCTTTTGGGGATATGTTGCGGGTGCCAGGAAGTGAGAAAGACCTCTTTTGGATTAAAAGTCAGGGAGGAGATGTTCGCATCGTTTATTCCCCGTTGGAAGCAGTTGCACTTGCTAGAGACAACCCAGATCGGGAGGTGGTTTTTTTCGCGATCGGATTTGAAACGACCGCCCCTGCAACGGCGATGGCGGTTTATCAAGCCTACCAAGAAAATTTACAAAATTTCTCTTTGTTAGTGTCTCATGTCCTTGTTCCCCCGGCGATGGAGGCGATTTTATCTGCCCCTGATTGTCGGGTGCAAGGCTTTCTCGCTGCGGGTCATGTCTGTGCCGTGATGGGATATCAGGAATACAGCGCGATCGCGTCTCGGTACAAGATCCCGATTGTGGTTACTGGTTTTGAACCCGTTGATATTCTGCAAGGCATTTATCTCTGTATCCAACAACTGGAAAGCGGACGCTATGAAGTAGAAAATCAATATATGCGTTCTGTTTCCTACCAAGGAAATGATCGCGCCCAAAAACTCATCCAAGAAATATTTGAAGTGGTTTCCAGGCAGTGGCGAGGGATTGGTTCGATTCCCCAAAGTGGTCTCGCCCTCCGAGGCAAATATGCAGCCTTTGACGCAGAACAAAAATTCCAAACGAAACTCAATTTTCCCACATCCAGCCCAGAAACCGAATGTATCAGTGGCGAGATTATGCGCGGACAGAAAAAACCCCCAGATTGTCCCGCCTTTGGGGGGCGTTGTACCCCCGAATCCCCTCTCGGTGCGCCCATGGTTTCCTCGGAAGGGGCTTGTGCTGCTTACTATCGCTATAGCAATAACCAGTGA
- the lepB gene encoding signal peptidase I: MEKSESIWQQVWENLKAIAIALIVAFLIRVFIAEPRYIPSDSMFPTLEVGDRIVVEKVSYYFSSPNFRDIVVFNPPELLQNFGYDSDQAFIKRVIADAEDTIAVRNGKVYLNGDPIRESYIKEPPNYQISPLTVPDNKLFVLGDNRNNSNDSHVWGFLPEKKVIGRAVFRFWPPDRIGIINNN, encoded by the coding sequence GTGGAAAAATCTGAATCAATTTGGCAACAAGTTTGGGAAAATTTAAAGGCGATCGCGATCGCGCTAATTGTTGCATTTTTAATCCGAGTTTTTATTGCTGAACCCCGTTATATTCCCTCAGACTCGATGTTTCCCACTTTAGAAGTTGGGGATCGCATTGTTGTGGAAAAAGTTTCTTATTATTTTTCTTCCCCCAATTTTCGAGATATTGTAGTCTTTAACCCACCCGAATTATTACAAAATTTTGGCTACGATTCGGATCAAGCCTTTATTAAAAGAGTGATTGCTGATGCAGAAGATACCATTGCTGTCCGTAATGGCAAGGTTTATCTTAATGGTGACCCAATTCGTGAATCTTATATTAAAGAACCGCCCAATTATCAAATTTCTCCCCTTACCGTTCCTGACAATAAACTGTTTGTTTTAGGGGATAATAGAAATAACAGTAATGACTCTCACGTTTGGGGCTTTTTACCGGAAAAGAAAGTGATTGGTCGCGCTGTCTTTCGCTTTTGGCCCCCTGACCGTATTGGCATTATCAATAATAATTGA
- a CDS encoding COP23 domain-containing protein, with amino-acid sequence MMLRSLTLSLSALAVALSSVNVPVQAKPLSSLFLNSNFPENQASFPPILSQAPENIPEVIVDTIPIDSPSSPSPEEDVVVNSPSSPSPTSSDQRFSCEYNQGQYTVMYNPQSQPNESYPWAIPQQMGGNWSAERRCREISQRLELYRPDGLLELQTSMMNNENVVCVTTQADPSCRIVFTVPRGQDPIATRDRVFDNLADANQGLATRGVTTFTNNSSLRDLLNGNQSQTDENINLRPFLDPADGGTGEELQSQSSPRRLNPSLFQ; translated from the coding sequence ATGATGTTACGCTCTCTCACCCTTAGTTTATCTGCGTTAGCTGTTGCCTTAAGTAGTGTTAATGTTCCTGTTCAGGCAAAGCCTTTATCCTCACTTTTTCTTAATAGTAACTTTCCTGAAAATCAAGCCTCATTTCCTCCGATTTTGAGTCAAGCCCCCGAAAATATTCCAGAAGTGATTGTTGATACGATTCCCATCGATAGTCCTTCTTCTCCTTCCCCAGAAGAAGACGTGGTGGTCAATAGCCCTTCTTCTCCTTCCCCCACATCCAGCGATCAGCGCTTTAGTTGCGAATATAATCAGGGTCAATATACAGTGATGTATAATCCCCAAAGTCAGCCCAATGAAAGCTATCCTTGGGCAATTCCGCAGCAAATGGGAGGAAACTGGTCAGCAGAAAGACGCTGTCGTGAAATTAGTCAACGGTTAGAACTCTATCGTCCAGATGGATTGTTAGAACTACAAACTAGCATGATGAATAATGAAAATGTGGTTTGTGTTACCACTCAGGCTGATCCCAGTTGTCGGATTGTGTTTACTGTTCCCCGAGGACAAGACCCCATTGCAACGCGCGATCGCGTGTTCGATAATCTCGCTGATGCTAACCAAGGACTCGCCACCCGAGGGGTAACGACCTTTACCAATAACTCCAGTTTGAGAGATTTATTAAACGGAAATCAGAGTCAAACCGATGAAAATATTAATCTCCGTCCCTTCTTAGATCCAGCAGATGGCGGGACTGGAGAAGAACTTCAATCTCAAAGTTCCCCCCGTCGCTTGAATCCCAGTCTGTTCCAATAG
- the murF gene encoding UDP-N-acetylmuramoyl-tripeptide--D-alanyl-D-alanine ligase, with amino-acid sequence MIFNLTVPILAKIIQPLNQVLGENWKRKTVIGVNTDTRHLQRGEVFVALVGEKFDGHHFVEKALQAGASALILNRNFSRDLPSDVSQFYVENTLVAYQQIAHWWRKQYQIPVIGITGSVGKTTTKELIAGVLSQYGKVLKTEANENNEIGVPKTLLRLNSDYDYAVVEMAMRARGEIAELTEIAQPTMGLITNVGTAHIGRLGSRQAIAQAKCELLQQMPEDATAILNHDNTRLINTAATVWHGKTLTYGLEGGDLQGRLLDSETLAVADFTFPLPLPGVHNASNYLAALAVAKTLNLDLTPLQQGIQVALPGARSRRYTLDNDIILLDETYNAGVESMMAALQLLKDTPGNRHIAVLGTMKELGEQSEALHRQVGEMVAKLALDHLLVLVDEPETEAIVTGAKSVPSECFQDKTALVERLKEIITPRDRVLFKASNSVGLNEVLDQLRNMI; translated from the coding sequence ATGATTTTCAATTTAACTGTACCTATCTTAGCAAAAATTATTCAGCCTTTAAATCAAGTTCTCGGTGAGAATTGGAAAAGAAAAACTGTGATCGGGGTTAATACAGATACTCGTCATCTTCAAAGAGGGGAAGTCTTTGTTGCTTTGGTGGGCGAAAAATTTGACGGTCACCACTTTGTTGAAAAGGCGTTGCAAGCAGGGGCAAGTGCGTTAATTCTGAATCGGAATTTTTCAAGAGATCTACCTAGTGATGTTTCTCAATTTTATGTGGAAAATACGCTAGTGGCTTATCAACAAATCGCTCATTGGTGGCGGAAGCAATATCAAATTCCTGTTATTGGAATTACAGGATCAGTCGGGAAAACGACAACGAAAGAATTGATTGCTGGTGTGCTGTCTCAGTATGGGAAAGTTTTAAAAACAGAAGCCAATGAAAATAATGAAATTGGTGTGCCAAAAACGCTGCTGCGACTCAATTCAGATTATGATTATGCTGTGGTGGAAATGGCAATGAGAGCCCGAGGAGAAATTGCCGAACTGACTGAGATTGCTCAACCGACTATGGGTTTGATTACGAATGTGGGAACCGCCCATATTGGTCGTCTCGGATCGCGACAGGCGATCGCGCAGGCAAAATGTGAACTCCTTCAGCAAATGCCCGAAGATGCAACCGCAATTCTGAATCACGATAACACCCGCTTGATTAATACCGCAGCAACGGTTTGGCATGGCAAAACCCTCACCTATGGCTTAGAAGGCGGAGACTTACAAGGGCGGTTATTAGATTCCGAAACCCTAGCCGTAGCAGACTTCACTTTTCCCCTCCCCTTACCAGGGGTGCATAATGCGTCTAATTATCTCGCAGCCTTAGCAGTGGCGAAGACTCTCAATTTAGATTTAACACCGTTACAGCAGGGGATACAAGTGGCTTTACCAGGAGCGCGATCGCGCCGTTATACCCTAGACAATGATATTATTCTCCTCGATGAAACCTACAATGCAGGGGTCGAGTCGATGATGGCAGCGCTCCAACTGCTAAAAGACACCCCTGGCAACCGTCATATCGCCGTTTTAGGAACAATGAAAGAACTAGGAGAGCAATCCGAAGCCCTGCATCGCCAAGTGGGGGAAATGGTGGCAAAACTGGCATTAGATCATCTCTTAGTTTTGGTGGATGAACCCGAAACCGAAGCCATTGTCACTGGCGCAAAATCAGTGCCAAGCGAATGTTTTCAGGATAAAACTGCTTTAGTGGAACGGTTAAAAGAAATCATCACACCGCGCGATCGCGTTTTGTTCAAAGCCTCAAACTCTGTCGGGTTAAACGAAGTTTTAGACCAACTGCGGAACATGATTTGA
- the hypE gene encoding hydrogenase expression/formation protein HypE, with product MNYEQTCPIPIQQYPNILLAHGGGGKLMNQLISEMFHPVFGDPQAIPHDAAALTLPHHKIAFTTDSYVVNPLFFPGGDIGSMAIYGTVNDLAMSGARPLYLTASFILEEGLPMSTLWEIVQSMQAGAEKANVKIVTGDTKVVDQGKGDGIFINTAGVGVIEHDLDIHARSIQPGDQILLNGDLARHGIAIMAQREGWEFEEAIESDSAPVASKILELLNAGINLHCARDLTRGGLASALNEIATSSGLGITIRETDIPVQDNVAGACEILGLDPLYIANEGRFILFVSPADVEKALSILQDINPEAQVIGEVSSEKKAVVTMKSVMGTTRVVDMLSGEQLPRIC from the coding sequence ATGAACTATGAACAAACTTGTCCGATTCCGATCCAACAATATCCCAACATTCTCCTCGCCCACGGTGGCGGTGGAAAACTGATGAATCAACTGATTTCAGAAATGTTTCATCCCGTGTTTGGCGATCCACAAGCGATTCCCCATGATGCAGCAGCCCTGACTCTCCCTCACCATAAAATCGCCTTCACCACTGATTCTTATGTTGTGAATCCCCTTTTTTTCCCGGGGGGTGATATTGGGTCAATGGCGATTTATGGAACTGTTAATGATCTTGCCATGTCGGGGGCGCGACCGCTATATCTCACGGCAAGTTTTATTTTAGAAGAAGGACTCCCCATGTCCACCCTCTGGGAAATTGTCCAATCCATGCAAGCGGGTGCAGAAAAAGCGAATGTCAAAATTGTCACCGGAGACACCAAGGTTGTGGATCAGGGTAAAGGAGACGGCATTTTTATCAATACCGCAGGGGTGGGAGTGATTGAACATGATTTAGACATTCATGCGCGATCGATTCAACCCGGGGATCAAATTTTACTCAACGGCGATTTGGCAAGACATGGCATTGCGATCATGGCGCAACGGGAAGGCTGGGAGTTTGAAGAAGCAATTGAAAGTGATTCTGCACCCGTGGCTAGTAAGATTTTAGAACTTCTTAACGCTGGAATTAACCTTCATTGCGCCCGTGATTTAACCCGTGGCGGGTTAGCCAGCGCCTTAAACGAAATTGCTACCAGTAGCGGTTTAGGGATCACGATTAGGGAAACTGACATTCCAGTGCAAGATAATGTTGCGGGGGCGTGTGAAATCCTTGGACTCGATCCCCTTTACATTGCCAATGAAGGGCGATTTATCCTGTTTGTTTCCCCTGCTGATGTGGAAAAAGCCCTCTCAATTTTGCAAGATATTAATCCTGAAGCGCAAGTGATTGGAGAAGTAAGCAGTGAGAAGAAAGCTGTAGTCACAATGAAAAGTGTAATGGGAACAACACGGGTGGTTGATATGTTGAGCGGAGAACAATTACCACGGATTTGTTAA
- a CDS encoding formate/nitrite transporter family protein, translating into MDYTIPREVIKKMAQAGDIKARLSVKDMLIRGFYSGLLLGIATTLAMTIAVQSGIPFVAAVIFPWGFVLIVLFGMELVTGNFALMATAKLSGLTRWGLIVKNWLWVYLGNFLGCLVAALAISFSLTNAFTIEPNEVAQKIMSIAETRTIGVSEMGANGFLLMIVRGIICNILVCFGVMLGIVSQSVPGKVLTCWWPIMTFVALGMEHIVVNMFFLLTGFTLGSPISGTEMVLWNFLPVTIGNLIGGGLFVGCLFYATYSETPQPKVSSIHAPEPEAVEK; encoded by the coding sequence ATGGATTACACGATACCTCGCGAAGTCATTAAAAAGATGGCACAAGCAGGGGACATAAAAGCTAGACTTTCCGTCAAGGATATGTTAATTCGTGGCTTTTATTCTGGATTATTATTAGGAATTGCAACTACTTTAGCGATGACAATCGCCGTTCAATCTGGGATTCCATTCGTAGCTGCTGTTATTTTTCCTTGGGGTTTTGTTCTTATTGTCCTTTTTGGAATGGAACTAGTTACTGGAAATTTTGCGTTAATGGCGACGGCTAAACTATCAGGACTAACCCGATGGGGATTGATTGTTAAAAATTGGCTTTGGGTTTACCTTGGTAATTTTTTAGGGTGTTTGGTTGCAGCCTTAGCAATTAGTTTTTCCCTAACCAACGCTTTTACAATCGAGCCCAATGAGGTAGCTCAGAAAATTATGTCAATTGCAGAAACCAGAACCATTGGTGTTAGTGAAATGGGAGCGAATGGTTTCTTGCTGATGATTGTACGAGGAATTATCTGTAATATATTAGTTTGCTTCGGAGTCATGCTGGGAATTGTTAGTCAATCTGTTCCTGGTAAAGTCCTCACTTGTTGGTGGCCAATTATGACATTTGTTGCACTAGGTATGGAACACATTGTTGTTAATATGTTCTTTCTTTTGACAGGATTCACCCTCGGTTCTCCCATTTCAGGAACAGAGATGGTCTTGTGGAATTTTTTACCAGTAACCATTGGTAATTTAATTGGTGGAGGGTTGTTTGTTGGCTGCCTATTTTATGCAACTTATAGTGAGACTCCCCAGCCCAAAGTTTCCTCTATTCACGCACCAGAACCAGAAGCAGTAGAAAAGTAA
- a CDS encoding ferredoxin--nitrite reductase yields the protein MTSTLKSDQSKNKFEKFKAEKDGLAVKEELEHFAKIGWEAVDKTDLEQRLKWLGIFHRPVTPGKFMLRMRTPNGILNSGQMRVLAEIVQRYGEDGSADITVRQNIQLRGVRLEDIPDIFSRIHEAGMTSMQSGMDNVRNITGSPVAGLDAEELIDTRELVKKVQDMITNSGEGNPEFTNLPRKFNIAIEGGRDNSVHAEINDIAFVPAYRDGELGFNVLVGGFFSSKRCESAIPLNVWIPPTENFVVGISRAILEVYRDRGLRANRQKSRLMWLIDELGIDPFRQLVEETFGQTLLTAPAEDVIDWEKRDHIGVHPQKQAGKFYVGLNVPVGRLTADDLFDLARLAEVYGGNEIRLTVEQNVILPDLAEEHLETFLSEPLLEKFSIEPAPLARSLVSCTGAQFCNFALVETKQQALEIAQQLEAELNIPNGVRIHWTGCPNSCGQPQVADIGLMGTKARKNGEMVEAVDLFMGGKVGKNAKLGERVKKGIPCEDLPQVLREILVDEFGATLK from the coding sequence ATGACTAGCACATTAAAATCCGATCAATCTAAAAATAAGTTTGAAAAATTCAAAGCAGAAAAAGACGGGCTGGCGGTTAAAGAAGAACTGGAACATTTTGCTAAAATCGGCTGGGAAGCAGTGGATAAAACTGACCTTGAACAGCGTCTCAAATGGCTAGGAATTTTTCATCGTCCTGTTACTCCTGGCAAGTTCATGTTGCGAATGCGAACCCCCAATGGTATTCTCAACAGCGGACAAATGCGAGTCCTTGCAGAAATTGTTCAGCGATATGGAGAGGATGGGAGTGCTGATATTACCGTTCGCCAAAATATTCAACTGCGAGGAGTGCGTTTAGAAGATATTCCTGATATTTTTTCTCGCATCCATGAAGCAGGAATGACTTCCATGCAGTCGGGAATGGATAATGTTCGTAATATTACAGGTTCACCTGTAGCGGGGTTAGATGCAGAAGAATTAATCGACACCCGAGAATTAGTGAAAAAAGTGCAAGATATGATTACTAATTCTGGGGAAGGAAACCCTGAGTTTACGAATTTACCGCGTAAGTTTAATATTGCGATTGAAGGGGGACGAGATAATTCTGTTCATGCAGAAATTAATGATATTGCGTTTGTCCCTGCTTATCGTGACGGCGAGTTAGGATTTAATGTTTTAGTGGGAGGCTTTTTCTCTTCTAAACGGTGTGAATCTGCAATTCCTTTAAATGTTTGGATTCCGCCAACAGAAAATTTTGTTGTTGGTATTTCCCGAGCGATTTTAGAAGTGTATCGCGATCGCGGTTTAAGAGCAAATCGTCAAAAGTCTCGCTTAATGTGGCTGATTGATGAATTAGGAATCGATCCGTTTCGTCAATTAGTTGAAGAAACATTTGGTCAAACCTTATTAACTGCACCTGCTGAAGATGTGATTGACTGGGAAAAGCGCGATCATATCGGGGTTCATCCGCAAAAACAAGCTGGGAAATTTTATGTGGGATTGAATGTTCCTGTGGGACGTTTAACCGCGGATGATTTATTTGATCTCGCCCGTTTAGCAGAAGTTTATGGGGGAAATGAAATCCGACTAACTGTTGAACAAAATGTGATTCTTCCTGATCTTGCAGAGGAACATTTAGAAACCTTTTTGAGCGAACCGCTATTAGAAAAGTTTAGCATTGAACCGGCACCATTAGCGCGATCGTTAGTGTCTTGTACGGGCGCACAATTCTGTAATTTCGCTTTAGTTGAAACCAAACAACAAGCCTTAGAAATTGCTCAACAATTGGAAGCAGAATTAAATATTCCCAATGGAGTAAGAATACACTGGACAGGATGTCCTAACTCTTGTGGTCAACCGCAAGTCGCAGACATTGGTTTAATGGGAACAAAAGCTCGTAAAAATGGAGAAATGGTCGAAGCAGTAGATTTGTTTATGGGAGGGAAAGTTGGAAAAAATGCAAAATTAGGAGAACGGGTTAAAAAAGGAATTCCCTGTGAAGATTTACCGCAAGTGTTACGAGAGATTTTAGTAGATGAATTTGGAGCAACATTGAAATAG